From Terriglobales bacterium, one genomic window encodes:
- a CDS encoding tetratricopeptide repeat protein, whose protein sequence is MLKIRDLAVCLVAAAACVTAMPAPQAASQPKLVPASTASAEARAKFERGIAAIENLQLGPALDEFRAAAKADASFALAHLFVAYCTTDPAEETRELTAARRLAPRSSRGEKLLISWIAGSRENDYVTAIAAMNDLLHDFPDDPRIGFLAGRWLILQRRYEQGQKLLERALAADQNYPAVLNELGYSYAFSRNYDKAVEVMARYAALLPNEPNPHDSWGEVCRMAGRYDQALEHYRASLKIDPKFSLLGLADTYALMGEGQKARAAYAEAIANAPTQGDAVDYALQSALTYVREMKFEDADKAFGEVAAKARALGMARRRATAYRAMGMYATSNAAATKWLDRAEKALAADPGMAKSDRAEEHAQILYARALRARFADGRAGAAKAVAELASMAAASRSHLIQRSYHGAAGALLVAQGKFPQAIPHLEEDVVNPISAGLLAGAYEKTGAMDDARELRHRLASFHEPTLEDALAGSDSGRLASAR, encoded by the coding sequence ATGCTGAAGATCCGCGATCTGGCAGTGTGCCTGGTTGCTGCTGCCGCATGCGTGACGGCGATGCCCGCCCCACAAGCGGCGAGTCAGCCGAAGTTGGTGCCGGCGAGCACCGCGTCGGCCGAAGCGCGTGCGAAGTTCGAGCGCGGAATCGCGGCCATCGAAAATCTTCAGCTTGGCCCGGCGCTCGATGAATTTCGCGCCGCCGCCAAAGCCGACGCGAGCTTTGCGCTGGCGCACCTGTTCGTGGCGTATTGCACCACTGATCCGGCGGAGGAGACGCGCGAACTTACCGCCGCGCGCCGGCTGGCGCCGCGCAGCTCACGGGGCGAGAAGCTCCTGATTTCCTGGATCGCGGGATCGCGGGAAAACGATTACGTGACCGCGATCGCGGCCATGAACGACCTGCTGCACGATTTTCCCGACGATCCGCGCATCGGCTTCCTGGCAGGGCGATGGCTGATCCTGCAACGGCGTTATGAGCAGGGACAGAAGCTGCTGGAGCGGGCGTTGGCCGCCGACCAGAACTATCCGGCGGTGCTCAACGAACTGGGTTACTCATACGCGTTCTCGCGCAACTACGATAAGGCCGTTGAAGTGATGGCGCGCTACGCGGCGCTGCTGCCCAACGAGCCGAACCCGCATGATTCGTGGGGCGAGGTTTGCCGCATGGCGGGACGCTACGACCAGGCGCTGGAGCACTACCGCGCCTCGCTGAAAATCGATCCCAAGTTTTCTTTGCTGGGCTTGGCCGATACGTACGCTCTGATGGGTGAGGGCCAGAAGGCCCGCGCCGCGTACGCCGAAGCCATCGCCAACGCCCCGACGCAGGGCGATGCCGTGGACTACGCGCTGCAATCCGCCCTCACGTATGTGCGCGAGATGAAGTTTGAGGACGCCGACAAGGCGTTCGGCGAAGTGGCGGCAAAAGCGCGCGCGCTCGGCATGGCACGGCGGCGCGCGACGGCGTATCGCGCGATGGGGATGTACGCCACCAGCAACGCGGCCGCCACGAAGTGGCTGGACCGTGCCGAAAAGGCGCTCGCCGCCGATCCCGGGATGGCGAAGTCCGATCGCGCGGAAGAGCACGCGCAAATTCTGTACGCGCGCGCGTTGCGGGCCCGGTTTGCCGATGGCCGCGCGGGCGCCGCGAAAGCCGTAGCCGAGCTGGCGAGCATGGCGGCCGCCAGCCGCAGCCACCTGATCCAGCGTTCTTATCACGGGGCTGCGGGAGCACTGCTGGTGGCGCAGGGAAAATTTCCGCAAGCGATCCCGCATCTGGAAGAGGATGTGGTGAACCCGATTTCCGCGGGCCTGCTGGCCGGCGCCTACGAAAAAACCGGCGCGATGGACGACGCTCGC
- a CDS encoding A/G-specific adenine glycosylase: MQATPDRRRFRRNLLRWYAHARRSLPWRADRDPYRVWVSEVMLQQTRAAVAADYFPRFLARFPTVRRLARARESSVLAAWSGLGYYRRARALHAAARMLVREREGQFPRTAAELQLLPGVGRYTAAAVASIAFGEPTAVVDGNVERLIGRVVGRRLRGEALWKAAGELLDPRNPGDFNQAMMELGATVCLPHGPLCAACPVVNLCATRGAAPPAPAADRRKAELRYALAFAAGGAKVRLVRREADASLMPGMWELPSLDSANGGLLFRLKHSITTTDYRVEVHRGTGRERGEWIDRRRLPRLALTGVTRKALRRAGLAL; this comes from the coding sequence ATGCAAGCCACTCCCGACCGCCGGCGGTTTCGCAGAAATCTTCTGCGCTGGTACGCGCACGCCAGGCGCAGCCTGCCGTGGCGCGCCGACCGCGATCCGTATCGCGTGTGGGTTTCCGAAGTGATGCTGCAGCAGACGCGCGCGGCGGTGGCGGCAGATTACTTTCCGCGCTTCCTGGCAAGGTTCCCTACGGTGCGGCGCCTGGCGCGGGCGCGTGAGTCATCGGTGCTGGCCGCCTGGAGCGGGCTCGGATATTACCGCCGGGCGCGGGCGCTTCACGCGGCGGCGCGCATGCTGGTCCGCGAGCGCGAAGGCCAGTTCCCGCGCACGGCTGCTGAACTGCAATTGCTTCCCGGCGTGGGGCGCTACACCGCCGCGGCCGTGGCCAGCATCGCGTTCGGAGAACCCACGGCCGTGGTGGACGGCAACGTGGAGCGCCTGATTGGGCGCGTCGTGGGCCGCAGATTGCGCGGAGAGGCGTTGTGGAAGGCCGCCGGCGAGTTGCTGGACCCGCGAAATCCCGGCGACTTCAACCAGGCGATGATGGAGCTGGGAGCCACCGTGTGCCTGCCTCATGGACCGCTGTGTGCCGCGTGTCCGGTGGTGAACCTCTGCGCGACGCGAGGCGCAGCGCCGCCTGCTCCGGCAGCGGACCGGCGCAAAGCTGAGCTGAGGTATGCGCTGGCGTTCGCGGCTGGAGGCGCGAAAGTGCGGCTCGTGCGGCGCGAAGCGGATGCCTCGCTCATGCCTGGGATGTGGGAGCTGCCGTCGCTGGATTCCGCGAACGGCGGGCTACTGTTTCGTCTCAAGCACTCGATCACCACCACCGACTACCGCGTGGAAGTGCATCGCGGGACCGGGCGCGAACGCGGCGAGTGGATAGATCGCCGGCGTTTGCCGCGGCTGGCGCTGACCGGCGTGACGCGCAAAGCGCTGCGCCGGGCAGGACTGGCGCTTTAG
- a CDS encoding M28 family peptidase: MKRDIGLVLVTVLAATVVIAQQAPTSASSPASDRPALNLPPGISGPMKSISAERIRAHVKFLSSDLLEGRGTGQRGGDLAAEYIATQFALLGLKPAGDKGSYLQRVPLVGNTPLPETRFTIAPPRADAASLRLLEDYVVHDETQQPVVDIDAPVVFVGYGIDAPEYKWNDYKDADVRGKILLMLVNEPPSSDPKFFKGDALTYYGRWTYKYEEGARKGAAGVLLIHKTDMASYGWEVVRNSWGGERSFLRDKPGPKLKAAGWVQLEVARQVLKSAGQDLDALMQQAKSRDFRPIPLAVEAHAHIVSRVRPFDSNNVIAELPGAGPRAGEGVMYSAHYDHLGIDPALKGDQIYNGAADNATGCGILLELARAWSNVRPRPARSIYFASVTAEEQGLLGSEYLGLHLPAAADKITLALNFDNVQPFGIPEQTQVAGSERTTFYPTVESVARSFGLEIKPDPRPQAGHYYRSDHFSLARVGIPAFSVNQGDKFRGHDQQWGAKQAEEYTAHRYHQPSDEYRDDMDFRGEAQMAVFGFILGWKAASQPQLVRWLPGDEPSREDLPGAQATPR, translated from the coding sequence ATGAAGAGAGACATCGGTCTTGTGCTTGTAACCGTGCTGGCTGCGACGGTAGTCATCGCACAGCAGGCGCCAACATCCGCATCCAGCCCTGCCTCGGACAGGCCGGCGCTCAACCTGCCGCCGGGGATCTCGGGGCCGATGAAGTCAATCAGCGCCGAGCGCATCCGCGCGCACGTGAAGTTTCTCTCCAGCGACCTTCTCGAGGGACGCGGAACCGGGCAGCGCGGAGGCGATCTCGCCGCGGAGTACATCGCCACGCAGTTCGCGCTGCTTGGCCTGAAGCCGGCGGGCGATAAGGGCAGCTATCTGCAACGAGTCCCGCTGGTGGGCAACACACCCCTGCCGGAGACGCGGTTCACCATCGCGCCGCCGCGCGCGGATGCGGCCTCCCTGCGACTGCTGGAAGACTACGTGGTGCACGACGAGACGCAGCAACCAGTGGTCGACATCGACGCGCCGGTGGTGTTCGTGGGATATGGCATCGACGCGCCCGAGTACAAGTGGAACGACTACAAGGACGCCGACGTGCGCGGCAAAATCCTGCTGATGCTGGTCAACGAGCCGCCGTCGAGCGATCCGAAGTTCTTCAAGGGCGATGCGCTCACCTACTACGGCCGCTGGACCTACAAGTACGAAGAAGGCGCGCGCAAGGGAGCGGCCGGCGTGCTGCTCATTCACAAAACCGACATGGCCAGCTACGGCTGGGAGGTAGTGCGGAATTCGTGGGGCGGCGAGAGATCATTTCTGCGCGACAAGCCGGGGCCGAAGTTGAAGGCGGCCGGTTGGGTTCAGCTGGAAGTTGCACGGCAGGTTCTGAAGTCAGCCGGGCAGGACCTGGACGCGCTCATGCAGCAGGCGAAGTCCCGCGATTTTCGCCCGATTCCGCTCGCGGTCGAGGCGCACGCTCACATCGTGAGCCGCGTGCGCCCGTTCGATTCGAACAATGTGATTGCCGAGTTGCCGGGCGCGGGGCCGCGGGCGGGTGAGGGCGTGATGTACAGCGCGCACTATGACCACCTGGGAATTGATCCCGCATTGAAGGGCGACCAGATCTACAATGGCGCGGCCGACAACGCTACCGGCTGCGGCATCCTGCTGGAACTGGCGCGGGCGTGGTCGAACGTGAGGCCGCGGCCGGCGCGCTCGATCTACTTCGCTTCGGTCACCGCAGAAGAGCAGGGACTGCTGGGCTCCGAGTACCTTGGGCTGCATTTGCCGGCTGCAGCGGACAAGATCACCCTCGCCCTGAACTTCGACAACGTGCAACCGTTCGGGATTCCCGAGCAGACCCAAGTTGCCGGCTCGGAGCGCACCACGTTCTATCCCACCGTCGAGAGCGTGGCGCGTTCATTCGGGCTGGAGATCAAGCCCGATCCGCGGCCGCAGGCCGGGCATTATTACCGGTCCGATCATTTCAGCCTGGCGCGCGTCGGGATACCGGCGTTCTCCGTGAACCAGGGCGACAAGTTTCGCGGACACGATCAGCAATGGGGAGCGAAGCAGGCCGAGGAGTACACCGCGCACCGCTACCACCAGCCCAGCGATGAATATCGCGACGACATGGATTTTCGCGGCGAGGCCCAAATGGCGGTGTTCGGCTTCATCCTGGGTTGGAAGGCGGCGAGCCAGCCGCAGCTGGTGCGGTGGCTGCCCGGCGACGAGCCGTCGCGTGAAGATTTGCCTGGAGCGCAGGCAACGCCACGCTGA
- a CDS encoding TlpA disulfide reductase family protein, producing MAALKAGTAAPEVVLPLLGGGEFRLSDVRKSGPVLLAFFKISCPVCQMALPYIERIFQGTHGKGLAIVGVSQDSAANSAAFAEKFGITFPIALDDTERYPVSNAYGLTNVPTLFLVNEAGKIELTSVGWSRADVQHVTGVAAARHQGAKLVVFLPGEQVPDFKGG from the coding sequence ATGGCTGCTCTGAAGGCGGGTACAGCTGCGCCGGAAGTCGTACTGCCGCTGCTGGGAGGCGGCGAGTTTCGTTTGTCGGACGTCCGCAAGAGCGGTCCTGTGCTGTTGGCCTTCTTCAAGATAAGTTGTCCGGTGTGTCAGATGGCGCTTCCTTATATAGAGCGCATTTTCCAGGGCACGCACGGAAAGGGACTGGCGATCGTCGGCGTCTCGCAGGATTCGGCGGCAAACAGCGCGGCCTTCGCCGAGAAATTCGGCATAACGTTCCCGATCGCGCTCGACGACACCGAACGGTATCCGGTTTCCAACGCCTACGGCCTGACGAACGTCCCGACACTGTTCCTGGTGAACGAGGCGGGAAAGATCGAGCTGACGAGTGTGGGCTGGTCGCGCGCCGACGTGCAGCACGTCACCGGCGTGGCGGCGGCACGGCACCAGGGAGCGAAACTTGTCGTGTTTCTGCCGGGCGAGCAGGTGCCCGACTTCAAGGGCGGTTGA